In a genomic window of Streptomyces pristinaespiralis:
- a CDS encoding response regulator — protein MSIRVMLVDDQVLLRTGFRMVLAAQPDMEVVAEAGDGAEAIENLRSTAVDVVLMDVRMPRLDGVEATRRICAEPNAPKVLILTTFDLDEYAFSGLKAGASGFMLKDVPPGELLGAIRSVHSGDAVVAPSTTRRLLDRFSPMLPSAGPEPRQKELARLTEREREVMMLVAQGLSNGEIAGRLVLSEATVKTHVGRILTKLGLRDRVQVVVLAYETGLVRAGGGAG, from the coding sequence CCGCGTGATGCTCGTCGACGACCAGGTGCTCCTGCGCACCGGCTTCCGCATGGTGCTCGCCGCCCAGCCGGACATGGAGGTCGTCGCGGAGGCCGGGGACGGCGCGGAGGCGATCGAGAACCTGCGGTCGACCGCGGTCGACGTCGTGCTGATGGACGTCCGCATGCCGAGGCTCGACGGGGTGGAGGCGACGCGGCGCATCTGCGCGGAGCCGAACGCCCCCAAGGTGCTGATCCTCACCACCTTCGACCTCGACGAGTACGCCTTCTCTGGTCTGAAGGCCGGCGCCAGCGGCTTCATGCTCAAGGACGTGCCGCCCGGCGAACTGCTCGGCGCCATCCGCTCCGTGCACAGCGGTGACGCGGTCGTGGCGCCGTCCACCACGCGGCGGCTGCTGGACCGTTTCTCGCCGATGCTGCCGAGCGCCGGCCCGGAACCGCGGCAGAAGGAGCTGGCCCGGCTGACGGAGCGGGAGCGCGAAGTGATGATGCTCGTCGCCCAGGGCCTGTCCAACGGGGAGATCGCCGGCCGCCTGGTGCTCTCGGAGGCCACCGTCAAGACACACGTCGGCCGCATCCTGACCAAGCTCGGCCTCCGTGACCGCGTCCAGGTGGTGGTGCTGGCCTACGAGACCGGACTGGTCCGGGCCGGCGGCGGGGCCGGCTGA